A genomic window from Thermoplasmata archaeon includes:
- a CDS encoding NusA-like transcription termination signal-binding factor has protein sequence MAEIVFDEQTIRYVALFQDLTRTTVVDCVDAGDKLIFVVKEGDIGKAIGKKGENIAKLKRLMNKDIHVVEYSDQPDKFVANVFRNYDVKSVQLEQRGDITHATVTVEATKKGRAIGKEGRNLRVSRDLIARHHPIQSVSVA, from the coding sequence ATGGCAGAGATCGTTTTCGACGAGCAGACGATCAGGTACGTCGCTCTCTTCCAAGATCTCACCCGCACGACCGTCGTCGACTGCGTCGACGCGGGCGACAAGCTCATCTTCGTCGTCAAGGAAGGCGACATCGGCAAGGCGATCGGGAAGAAGGGCGAGAACATCGCGAAGTTGAAGCGACTCATGAACAAGGACATCCACGTCGTCGAGTACTCCGACCAGCCCGACAAGTTCGTCGCGAACGTCTTCCGCAATTACGACGTCAAGTCCGTGCAGCTCGAGCAACGCGGGGACATCACCCACGCGACCGTGACCGTCGAGGCCACGAAGAAGGGTCGGGCGATCGGCAAAGAGGGCCGCAATCTGCGCGTTTCGCGCGATCTGATCGCCCGCCACCATCCGATCCAGAGCGTCAGCGTGGCCTGA
- a CDS encoding DNA-directed RNA polymerase subunit A': MSMRGVTKRIASIKFALLSPDEIRRMSATKIITADTYDDDGFPIDMGLMDSHLGVIEPGLRCKTCGGKVDDCPGHFGHIDLAMPVIHVGYVKDIKKLLQATCRKCGRLLLTRQQAMEYMAEMDQVEELGGDVTDIGFVTKETAREAQKRQRCPHCGEEQGKVTLDKPTTFREDGHKLTPKEVRERLERIPNEDLRVLGMNPEVARPEWMVLTALLVPPVTVRPSITLESGDRSEDDLTHKLVDVLRINQRLRENRDAGAPQLIVEDLWELLQYHITTYFDNQTSGIPPARHRSGRPLKTLVQRLKGKEGRFRSNLSGKRVNFSARTVISPDPILSINEVGVPVEAARELTVPVHVQTYNAEIVKQWVKRGPTPLGPLGEYVPGVNYVIRPDGRRIRVTEKNAEVVAEAVELGYTVERQLVDGDIVLFNRQPSLHRMSMMAHEVRVMLHKTFRFNLAVCPPYNADFDGDEMNLHVLQSEEARAEARVLMRVQEHILSPRFGGPVIGGIHDHITGSFLLTHKDSKFTREEVTYILSKIDIRDLPPADVKRGGEEFWSGKALFSAILPKDLSMTFKSSIAPKGDIGLRELKEEDSLVVIKEGVISSGTIDENAVGAFKGKILDKLARDYGPDAARVFIDKATKMAIGAIMIRGFTTGIDDEDIPEEAKKQIADVLKAAIEKVEGLVESYKRGELEQMPGRSLEETLEVEAMKILGRARDQAGQIAGKHLGIENSAVIMARSGARGSMLNLSQMAGSIGQQAVRGERLSRGYWNRTLPHFKKGDLGAEAKGFVKSSYKSGLHPTEYFFHAMGGREGLVDTAVRTSRSGYMQRRLINALEDLKVKEDGTVRNTADTIIQFRFGEDGVDPSRSVQGRAVDIDDILQEVLGEEPSWKERLREQEMASYGLTEKDMYVEITEEEVEVEEEEPPSEE; the protein is encoded by the coding sequence ATGTCGATGCGAGGCGTCACGAAGCGGATCGCGTCGATCAAGTTCGCCTTGCTGAGCCCGGACGAGATCCGCCGGATGTCGGCGACGAAAATCATCACCGCGGACACGTACGACGACGACGGTTTCCCGATCGACATGGGCTTGATGGACTCTCATCTCGGCGTCATCGAGCCGGGCTTGCGGTGCAAGACGTGCGGCGGCAAAGTCGACGACTGCCCCGGCCACTTCGGCCACATCGACCTCGCGATGCCCGTGATCCACGTCGGCTACGTGAAGGACATCAAGAAGCTGCTGCAGGCAACGTGTCGGAAGTGCGGGCGCCTGCTCCTCACCCGCCAACAGGCGATGGAGTACATGGCGGAGATGGACCAAGTGGAGGAGCTAGGCGGCGACGTCACGGACATCGGCTTCGTCACGAAGGAGACCGCGCGGGAGGCGCAGAAGCGACAGCGCTGTCCGCACTGCGGCGAAGAGCAGGGCAAGGTCACCCTCGATAAGCCGACGACGTTCCGCGAGGACGGGCACAAGCTCACGCCGAAAGAGGTGCGCGAGCGGCTCGAGCGGATCCCGAACGAGGACCTCCGCGTCCTCGGGATGAACCCCGAGGTCGCGCGGCCGGAGTGGATGGTCCTCACGGCGTTGCTCGTCCCGCCCGTGACGGTGCGGCCGTCGATCACTCTGGAGAGCGGCGATCGGTCCGAGGACGACCTCACGCACAAGCTCGTCGACGTCCTGCGGATCAACCAGCGGCTCCGAGAGAACCGCGACGCGGGCGCGCCGCAGCTCATCGTCGAAGACCTCTGGGAACTGCTGCAGTACCACATCACCACGTACTTCGACAACCAGACGTCCGGGATCCCGCCCGCTCGCCATCGTTCCGGCCGGCCGCTGAAGACCCTCGTCCAACGCCTGAAAGGAAAGGAGGGCCGGTTCCGTTCGAACCTCTCCGGAAAGCGGGTCAACTTCAGCGCGCGCACGGTCATCTCGCCCGATCCGATCCTGTCGATCAACGAGGTCGGCGTGCCGGTCGAGGCGGCCCGCGAACTGACCGTCCCGGTCCACGTGCAGACGTACAACGCGGAGATCGTCAAGCAGTGGGTCAAGCGGGGCCCGACGCCCCTCGGACCACTCGGGGAGTACGTCCCCGGCGTGAATTACGTGATCCGGCCGGACGGGCGCCGGATCCGGGTGACGGAGAAGAACGCGGAGGTCGTCGCGGAGGCGGTCGAGCTCGGCTACACGGTCGAGCGGCAGCTCGTCGACGGCGACATCGTCCTGTTCAACCGGCAGCCGTCGCTGCACCGGATGTCGATGATGGCCCACGAGGTCCGCGTGATGTTGCACAAGACGTTCCGCTTCAATCTGGCCGTCTGTCCTCCGTATAACGCTGACTTCGACGGCGACGAGATGAACCTGCACGTCCTGCAAAGCGAGGAAGCCCGCGCCGAGGCCCGCGTCCTCATGCGGGTCCAGGAGCACATCCTCTCCCCGCGGTTCGGCGGCCCCGTGATCGGCGGCATCCACGACCATATCACCGGGTCCTTCCTCCTGACGCACAAGGACAGCAAGTTCACGCGGGAGGAGGTCACGTACATCCTGAGCAAGATCGACATCCGCGACCTTCCGCCCGCCGACGTCAAGCGAGGGGGCGAGGAGTTCTGGTCCGGGAAGGCGTTGTTCTCCGCGATCCTCCCGAAGGATCTGAGCATGACGTTCAAGTCGTCGATCGCGCCGAAGGGCGACATCGGGCTCAGAGAGCTGAAGGAGGAGGACTCCCTCGTCGTCATCAAGGAGGGCGTGATCAGCTCCGGGACGATCGACGAGAACGCGGTGGGCGCATTCAAGGGGAAGATCCTGGACAAGCTCGCCCGAGACTACGGCCCGGACGCCGCGCGGGTGTTCATCGACAAGGCGACGAAGATGGCGATCGGGGCGATCATGATCCGGGGCTTCACCACCGGCATCGACGACGAGGACATCCCTGAAGAGGCGAAGAAGCAGATTGCGGACGTCCTCAAGGCGGCGATTGAGAAAGTCGAAGGCCTCGTGGAATCGTACAAGCGCGGGGAGCTCGAGCAGATGCCCGGCCGATCCCTCGAGGAGACGCTCGAGGTCGAGGCGATGAAGATCCTTGGACGCGCACGCGACCAGGCCGGCCAGATCGCGGGGAAGCACCTCGGGATCGAGAACAGCGCGGTCATCATGGCGAGGTCCGGGGCGCGCGGTTCGATGCTGAACTTGTCGCAGATGGCCGGGTCGATTGGTCAGCAGGCGGTCCGCGGTGAGCGCCTAAGTCGGGGTTACTGGAACCGCACCCTGCCTCACTTCAAGAAGGGCGACCTCGGGGCGGAGGCGAAAGGGTTCGTCAAGTCGTCGTACAAGAGCGGCCTCCATCCGACGGAGTACTTCTTCCACGCGATGGGCGGGCGGGAGGGGCTGGTCGACACCGCCGTGCGGACATCCCGGTCGGGCTACATGCAGCGCCGTCTGATTAACGCCCTCGAGGACCTCAAGGTCAAGGAAGACGGCACGGTCCGGAACACGGCGGACACGATCATCCAGTTCCGATTCGGCGAGGACGGCGTCGATCCGAGCCGCAGCGTCCAGGGCCGTGCGGTCGACATCGACGACATCCTCCAGGAGGTCCTCGGCGAGGAGCCGTCGTGGAAGGAACGCCTGCGAGAGCAGGAGATGGCCTCGTACGGCCTCACGGAAAAAGACATGTACGTCGAGATCACGGAGGAAGAGGTCGAGGTGGAGGAGGAAGAGCCTCCCTCGGAGGAGTGA
- a CDS encoding DNA-directed RNA polymerase subunit H has protein sequence MRFNVLEHQLVPEHRLVAEEEAERVLKALKITRDQLPKIRKSDPVIQVLEKIEGPISEGRIIRVVRVSGTAGVSEAYRLVIGR, from the coding sequence TTGAGGTTTAACGTATTGGAGCATCAACTCGTTCCAGAGCATCGGCTCGTCGCGGAGGAAGAGGCGGAGCGCGTTTTGAAGGCGTTGAAGATCACGCGCGACCAGCTCCCAAAGATCCGGAAGAGCGATCCGGTGATCCAGGTGCTCGAGAAGATCGAAGGGCCCATCAGCGAGGGGCGAATCATCCGCGTGGTTCGGGTGAGCGGCACGGCAGGCGTTTCGGAAGCGTACCGACTGGTGATCGGGAGGTAA
- a CDS encoding DNA-directed RNA polymerase subunit A'' yields MARAATVQALRNRGISKKTAELLADAGFTFDKLAGSKIDRLTKFISKKEAEKVLKKLGAVPPEPKPAPKKERAKAAPRGGKAAAKAAEAEPEAALTIPVKAPPLTSGEQEVADGLKEIGRWLPRSVVSEVAKKIHGLKLSKKRLNEVLTKICEKFDLHAIDANESAGIVSAQSIGEPGTQMSIPYEERIIVREAGRVRVVPIGPFVDGLMGRWSVAREGPTEWCDLPHGASIEVPSLTEDGKVVWKPVRSASRHVHREGLLRIRTRSGRDVTATANHSFISRREGRLVPVLGHELRRGDRVPVVRRWSVPSPADCLELREILPRDRFWYGSEVAKARAMGRSWRRGFGRDFIVPVGLDALSRQLRGRGEFDIDDGYTYPFQNHSRARVPEKLSLDASVGWLLGAYLSEGWAARYYVNISNTNEPFLRRTRSVADGLGVRYAEYDNDRGFAPGHDVHLRSVVLAEFLRSSCGTGSEHKRIPDFMFGATEACVAALLRAYFEGDGNVSVDRGAIRASSNSMELLDGVALLLARFGIVSTKGVQGRQTTLSIPARYAPAFRDAIGFESEEKREHLDWLCARPRGRYSYDAVDMVSGFGPVLRHLARKLHIPTRYVNNFTRRQHIGRATLARYIERFAARAEELGIRVDAELRQLRALVDEDVLWDEIVEIENVPPPAMPVYDLSVPGLETFTTAEGVVTHNTMRTFHYAGVAEMNVTLGLPRLIEIVDARRVPSTPIMELFVKTGHNDLEKMRKIATEIEMTSMEDIASIETDLVNMRVLAYPDEHRMKVRGVTWTELEEKMKKFGEVEEVKRQVGNAERKTRALVVEAGEPSFKKLQRLVEQVRTMKIKGIDGIQRAIIRKRGDGYVIYTEGSNLSKILELPYVDASRTTTNSIQEIYEVLGIEAARNAIVNEAYNTLQEQGLTVDIRHIMLVSDMMTNDGDVKAIGRHGISGRKSSVLARAAFEITAHHLLRAAITGEVDYLDGVAENVIVGQPVTLGTGAVNLVYKPPAGLPKAATVPKVKPAVPPAPPPAAESEEPIEEVVP; encoded by the coding sequence ATGGCACGCGCCGCGACGGTCCAGGCTTTGCGCAACCGCGGGATTTCGAAGAAGACGGCGGAGCTCTTGGCCGATGCCGGCTTCACTTTCGACAAGCTCGCCGGCTCGAAGATCGACCGGCTCACGAAGTTCATCTCAAAGAAGGAGGCGGAGAAGGTCCTCAAAAAGCTCGGGGCCGTTCCCCCGGAGCCGAAGCCCGCTCCGAAGAAGGAGCGGGCGAAGGCGGCCCCGCGCGGCGGCAAGGCCGCCGCGAAAGCCGCCGAGGCGGAGCCCGAGGCGGCCCTCACGATTCCGGTGAAGGCGCCTCCGCTGACGTCGGGGGAGCAGGAGGTCGCCGATGGGCTCAAGGAGATCGGCCGATGGCTCCCGCGATCCGTCGTGAGCGAAGTCGCGAAGAAGATCCACGGCCTCAAGCTGTCGAAAAAGCGGCTCAACGAGGTCCTCACGAAAATCTGCGAGAAGTTCGACCTCCACGCGATCGACGCGAACGAATCGGCGGGGATCGTGTCCGCCCAGTCGATCGGCGAACCGGGCACCCAGATGAGCATCCCGTACGAGGAGAGGATCATCGTACGCGAGGCGGGTCGCGTGCGCGTGGTCCCAATCGGTCCATTCGTGGACGGACTGATGGGCCGCTGGAGCGTTGCCCGCGAAGGCCCGACCGAGTGGTGCGACCTTCCGCACGGCGCCTCGATTGAGGTGCCGAGCCTCACCGAAGACGGCAAGGTCGTGTGGAAGCCCGTGCGCTCCGCGAGCCGCCACGTCCACAGGGAGGGGCTCCTCCGGATCCGGACCCGATCCGGCCGGGATGTCACCGCCACCGCGAACCATTCGTTCATCAGCCGACGCGAGGGACGCCTTGTCCCCGTTCTCGGCCACGAGCTGCGGCGGGGCGATCGCGTCCCTGTGGTCCGACGGTGGTCTGTGCCTTCCCCGGCCGACTGCCTCGAGCTCCGTGAGATTCTCCCTCGAGACCGCTTTTGGTACGGGAGCGAGGTCGCGAAGGCGAGGGCCATGGGTCGCTCGTGGCGACGAGGCTTCGGCCGGGATTTCATCGTGCCGGTCGGTCTCGACGCCCTCTCGCGCCAACTCCGTGGCAGGGGAGAGTTCGACATCGACGACGGGTACACATACCCCTTCCAAAACCATAGCCGCGCAAGGGTCCCCGAGAAGCTCTCCCTCGACGCTTCGGTCGGGTGGCTCCTGGGCGCCTATCTCTCCGAAGGCTGGGCCGCCCGGTACTACGTGAACATCTCGAACACGAACGAGCCGTTCCTTCGCAGGACTCGGTCCGTGGCGGATGGACTCGGCGTGCGATACGCCGAGTATGATAACGACCGAGGCTTCGCGCCGGGCCACGACGTACACCTTCGATCCGTCGTCCTCGCGGAGTTCCTCCGGTCCTCGTGCGGCACCGGTTCGGAGCACAAGCGGATTCCGGACTTCATGTTCGGTGCGACCGAGGCGTGCGTCGCCGCGCTCCTCCGGGCCTACTTCGAGGGGGACGGCAACGTATCTGTCGACCGCGGCGCGATCCGCGCGAGCTCAAATTCGATGGAGCTCCTCGACGGGGTGGCCCTCCTCCTCGCCCGCTTCGGGATCGTGTCGACGAAGGGCGTCCAAGGTCGCCAGACGACCCTCTCGATCCCCGCCCGATACGCCCCCGCGTTCCGAGATGCCATCGGCTTCGAATCGGAGGAGAAACGGGAGCACCTCGATTGGCTCTGCGCCCGGCCACGCGGACGGTACTCATACGACGCGGTCGACATGGTCAGCGGGTTTGGACCCGTCCTGCGACACCTTGCGCGGAAGCTCCACATCCCAACGCGCTACGTAAACAATTTCACGCGCCGCCAACATATTGGACGCGCGACGCTCGCACGTTACATCGAACGATTCGCGGCACGTGCCGAGGAACTCGGGATTCGCGTCGACGCCGAGTTGAGACAACTCCGCGCCCTCGTCGACGAGGACGTGCTGTGGGACGAAATCGTCGAAATCGAGAACGTTCCCCCTCCCGCGATGCCCGTCTACGACTTGTCGGTGCCCGGGCTCGAGACTTTCACCACCGCGGAGGGCGTCGTCACGCACAACACCATGCGGACGTTCCACTATGCGGGCGTCGCCGAGATGAACGTCACGCTCGGCCTGCCGCGGCTCATCGAGATCGTCGATGCGCGGCGCGTGCCGTCCACGCCGATCATGGAGTTGTTCGTCAAGACCGGTCACAACGACCTCGAGAAGATGCGAAAGATCGCGACCGAGATCGAGATGACGTCGATGGAGGACATCGCGTCGATCGAGACGGATCTCGTGAACATGCGGGTCCTCGCGTATCCGGACGAGCACCGGATGAAGGTCCGCGGGGTGACGTGGACCGAGCTCGAAGAGAAGATGAAGAAGTTCGGAGAAGTCGAGGAGGTCAAGCGCCAGGTCGGGAACGCGGAGCGAAAGACGAGAGCGCTCGTCGTCGAAGCGGGCGAGCCGTCGTTCAAGAAGCTCCAGCGGCTCGTCGAGCAAGTCCGCACGATGAAGATCAAAGGGATCGACGGGATCCAGCGGGCGATCATCAGAAAACGCGGAGACGGGTACGTCATCTACACGGAGGGATCGAACCTCTCGAAGATCCTCGAACTCCCGTACGTCGACGCGTCGAGGACGACGACGAACTCGATTCAGGAGATCTACGAGGTCCTCGGGATCGAGGCCGCCCGGAACGCAATCGTCAATGAGGCGTACAACACGCTGCAGGAGCAAGGCCTGACCGTCGACATTCGCCACATCATGCTCGTGTCGGACATGATGACGAACGACGGCGACGTGAAGGCGATCGGCCGCCACGGCATCTCCGGCCGCAAGTCCTCCGTGCTCGCCCGCGCCGCCTTCGAGATTACGGCGCACCATCTCCTGCGGGCGGCGATCACCGGCGAAGTCGACTACCTGGACGGCGTCGCGGAGAACGTCATCGTGGGCCAGCCCGTGACGCTCGGCACCGGCGCCGTGAACTTGGTCTACAAGCCTCCGGCGGGATTGCCGAAGGCCGCCACCGTGCCGAAGGTGAAGCCCGCGGTGCCGCCGGCGCCTCCGCCGGCCGCGGAGTCGGAAGAACCGATCGAGGAGGTCGTCCCGTGA
- a CDS encoding DNA-directed RNA polymerase subunit B: protein MRDLIDAFFRERSIVNHHIASFNDFLPTIDNPNSRMQRIVDNLRSAPEDERRGIIKLDEDRTEGDVIEIRIGRKRDDRGRIDLEAKPTITLGLPVVKEANGATHPLTPMEARQRNLNYTAPIYLDFTVIENGIEREPERVHIGNFPIMAKSKRCLLYKENMETEGELNQDEYRRKLIELGEDPFDPGGYFIIGGTERALISLEDLAPNRVLVEFNERYGRKVEVAKVFSQKEGYRALTLMEKKKDGQLIVSVPTASGQIPLIILMKSLGMEKDEDIYNAIVSAPEMANIVYANIEECQNKKNYPPNGIFTRDDAISYLEKKFATGQAKEYRIKKVESILDRSLLPHLGDTREDRIKKAIFLGRVARTVLELSLGGRREDDKDHYANKRLKLAGDLMEDLFRVAFANLVKDLKYQLERSYARRRELKISSAIRPDLLTQRLLHALATGNWVGGRAGVSQLLDRTSNMSALSHLRRVTSPLTRSQPHFEARDLHPTQWGRLCPNETPEGQNCGLVKNLALVIDVSEGFPEEEVKLLLADLGTKQVKGQQTQLTRVYVNGDLVGLHEDPKMLVSEIRERRRSGLLSHEVNVRFDENMGEIIINCDEGRIRRPLLVVKDGHLVFSRKHVDELKMGRLRFSDLVRNGIVEWIDAEEEEDTFIAIYPYDVPSRCKECKHPLSRNDVTWINMGSRDDESDLECKYCHKTFRVRSAITKETTHLEADPEVILGVASGVVPYPEHNSSPRVTMGAGMAKQSLGLGSSNYRSRPDTRSHLLHYPEQPLVQTDSMKHVSFNERPAGQNFVVAVMSYYGYNMEDAIVMNGASIDRGLGRSSFMRTYRAEERRYPGGQEDHFEIPSPDVRGARADLSYANLTPDDGLISPEVVVTGGDVLIGKTSPPRFLEEETDFLTPQKRRETSVTVRHGESGWVDSVMLTESENGSKLAKVKVRDLRVPELGDKFASRHGQKGVIGLIAPQEDMPFTAQGIIPDLIINPHAIPSRMTVAHVLEQIGGKVGSLEGRPIDGTPFSGEREEALRKALEDNGFRSNGKEILYDGRTGRMIPAEIFIGVIYYQKLHHMVSGKLHVRSRGPVQILTRQPTEGRSRQGGLRFGEMERDCLIGHGASMVIKDRLLDESDGTIQYVCGNPDCGHFAIKDRKGNLRCPVDDNTSKIYPVQTSYAFKLLLDELLSLGVVMRLQLEDMR, encoded by the coding sequence ATGCGAGACTTGATTGACGCGTTCTTCCGAGAACGCTCCATCGTGAACCATCACATCGCGTCGTTCAACGACTTCCTGCCGACGATCGACAACCCGAACTCTCGGATGCAGCGGATCGTCGACAACCTCCGCTCCGCGCCGGAGGACGAACGACGCGGGATCATTAAGCTCGACGAAGACCGGACGGAAGGCGACGTCATCGAGATCCGGATTGGCCGGAAGCGCGACGACCGCGGACGGATCGACCTCGAGGCGAAGCCGACGATCACGCTCGGCCTGCCCGTCGTCAAGGAGGCGAATGGCGCCACGCATCCGCTCACGCCCATGGAGGCCCGCCAGCGGAATCTGAACTACACCGCGCCGATCTACCTAGACTTCACAGTCATCGAGAACGGCATCGAGCGGGAGCCCGAGCGCGTCCACATCGGGAACTTCCCGATCATGGCGAAGTCAAAACGCTGCTTGCTCTACAAAGAGAACATGGAGACGGAGGGCGAGCTCAACCAGGACGAGTACCGCCGAAAGCTCATCGAGCTGGGGGAGGATCCGTTCGATCCTGGCGGCTACTTCATCATCGGCGGCACCGAGCGCGCGTTGATTTCGCTCGAGGACCTCGCGCCAAACCGGGTGCTCGTCGAGTTCAACGAGCGGTACGGCCGCAAGGTCGAGGTCGCCAAGGTCTTCTCCCAGAAGGAGGGGTACCGCGCCCTCACCCTGATGGAGAAGAAGAAAGACGGCCAGCTCATCGTGAGCGTGCCGACCGCCTCGGGCCAGATTCCCCTGATCATCCTGATGAAGTCGCTCGGCATGGAGAAGGACGAGGACATCTACAACGCGATCGTCTCCGCGCCCGAGATGGCAAATATCGTCTACGCGAACATCGAAGAGTGTCAGAACAAGAAGAACTACCCGCCGAACGGCATCTTCACGCGGGACGACGCGATCAGTTACCTCGAGAAGAAGTTCGCTACCGGCCAGGCGAAGGAGTACCGCATCAAGAAGGTCGAGTCAATCCTCGACCGCAGCCTTCTCCCCCACCTGGGCGACACCCGCGAGGATCGCATCAAGAAGGCGATCTTCCTCGGGCGCGTCGCCCGCACGGTCCTCGAGCTGTCCTTGGGTGGACGGCGGGAGGATGACAAGGACCACTACGCGAACAAGCGGCTCAAGCTCGCGGGCGACCTCATGGAGGATCTGTTCCGCGTCGCGTTCGCGAACCTCGTGAAGGACCTGAAGTACCAGCTCGAGCGGTCCTACGCGCGGCGCCGCGAACTCAAGATCTCGTCCGCGATCCGGCCGGACTTGCTGACGCAGCGGCTGCTCCATGCGCTCGCGACGGGGAACTGGGTCGGCGGCCGCGCGGGCGTGAGCCAGCTCCTAGATCGAACGTCTAACATGAGCGCCCTGAGCCACCTGCGGCGCGTGACCTCGCCCCTGACGCGGTCACAGCCGCACTTCGAGGCTCGCGACCTGCATCCGACTCAATGGGGGCGTCTATGTCCAAATGAGACCCCCGAGGGGCAAAATTGCGGGTTAGTAAAAAACTTGGCCCTCGTCATCGACGTCTCCGAAGGCTTCCCGGAAGAGGAGGTCAAGCTGCTCCTCGCCGACCTCGGCACGAAGCAGGTGAAAGGACAGCAGACGCAGCTCACCCGCGTCTACGTGAACGGGGACCTCGTCGGCCTCCACGAAGACCCGAAGATGCTCGTCTCGGAGATCCGGGAGCGACGGCGCAGCGGGCTCCTGAGCCACGAGGTCAACGTCCGTTTCGACGAGAACATGGGGGAGATCATCATCAACTGCGACGAGGGCCGCATCCGCCGCCCGCTCCTGGTCGTGAAGGACGGCCACCTCGTCTTCTCAAGGAAGCACGTCGACGAACTGAAGATGGGCCGACTCCGGTTCTCCGACCTCGTCCGCAACGGGATCGTCGAGTGGATCGATGCGGAAGAGGAAGAAGACACCTTCATCGCCATCTATCCCTACGACGTGCCGAGCCGCTGCAAGGAGTGCAAGCACCCCCTGAGCCGCAACGACGTCACGTGGATAAACATGGGGAGCCGCGACGACGAGTCCGATCTCGAGTGCAAGTACTGCCACAAGACGTTCCGCGTGCGGTCCGCGATTACGAAGGAGACGACCCACCTCGAGGCGGACCCGGAGGTCATCCTCGGCGTCGCGTCCGGCGTGGTCCCGTACCCGGAGCACAACTCCTCGCCCCGGGTCACGATGGGGGCGGGGATGGCGAAGCAGTCGCTCGGGCTCGGCTCGAGCAACTACCGGTCCCGCCCCGACACCCGGAGCCATCTCCTGCACTATCCGGAGCAGCCGCTCGTCCAGACGGACTCGATGAAGCACGTGTCGTTCAACGAGCGTCCCGCGGGCCAGAACTTCGTCGTGGCCGTCATGTCGTACTACGGATACAACATGGAAGATGCGATCGTGATGAACGGGGCTTCGATCGACCGCGGCCTCGGGCGGTCGTCCTTCATGCGGACGTACCGTGCGGAGGAACGCCGGTACCCGGGCGGCCAGGAGGACCACTTCGAGATCCCCTCGCCCGACGTCCGCGGGGCGCGGGCCGACCTGTCGTACGCCAACCTCACGCCGGATGACGGCCTCATCTCGCCGGAGGTAGTCGTCACCGGCGGCGACGTCCTGATCGGCAAGACGAGCCCGCCCCGATTCCTCGAGGAGGAGACGGACTTCCTAACGCCGCAGAAACGCCGCGAGACGTCGGTCACGGTGCGCCACGGGGAGAGCGGCTGGGTCGACTCCGTCATGCTCACGGAGAGCGAGAACGGCTCGAAGCTCGCGAAGGTCAAGGTGCGCGACCTCCGGGTGCCCGAGCTCGGGGACAAGTTCGCCTCGCGGCACGGACAGAAAGGCGTCATCGGCCTGATCGCGCCGCAAGAGGACATGCCCTTCACGGCCCAGGGGATCATCCCGGACCTGATCATCAACCCGCACGCGATTCCCTCGCGGATGACCGTCGCCCACGTCCTAGAGCAGATCGGCGGCAAGGTCGGCTCCCTCGAAGGCCGCCCGATCGACGGCACCCCGTTCAGCGGGGAGCGGGAGGAGGCGCTTCGCAAGGCCCTCGAGGACAACGGATTCCGGTCGAACGGGAAGGAGATCCTCTACGACGGACGGACGGGCCGCATGATCCCCGCGGAGATCTTCATCGGCGTGATCTACTACCAGAAGCTCCACCATATGGTCTCCGGCAAGTTGCACGTCCGCAGCCGCGGTCCCGTGCAGATCCTCACGCGCCAGCCGACGGAAGGCCGGTCCCGGCAGGGCGGCCTGCGGTTCGGCGAGATGGAACGGGACTGCCTGATCGGCCACGGCGCCTCGATGGTGATCAAGGACCGCCTGCTCGACGAGTCCGACGGGACGATCCAGTACGTCTGCGGGAACCCGGATTGCGGCCACTTCGCGATCAAGGACCGCAAGGGGAACCTGCGTTGCCCCGTCGACGACAACACGTCGAAGATCTATCCCGTGCAGACGTCGTACGCGTTCAAGCTCCTCCTCGACGAACTCCTGTCCCTGGGCGTCGTCATGCGGCTGCAACTGGAGGACATGCGATGA
- a CDS encoding 50S ribosomal protein L30e produces the protein MIDISRALRVATDTGDVRFGLREVRRATKAKAAKLVVLASNCPEAAADALGEVRTFRFSGTNVDLGAACGVPFSVAAVAVISPGESNILSV, from the coding sequence GTGATCGACATTTCCCGAGCGCTGCGCGTCGCCACGGACACGGGCGACGTCCGGTTCGGCTTGCGGGAGGTCCGTCGCGCGACGAAAGCGAAGGCAGCGAAGCTCGTGGTCCTCGCGTCCAACTGCCCGGAGGCTGCGGCGGACGCCCTCGGCGAAGTCCGGACGTTCCGGTTCTCCGGGACGAACGTCGACCTCGGGGCCGCATGCGGCGTGCCGTTCTCCGTCGCCGCCGTCGCGGTCATCAGCCCCGGGGAGTCGAACATCCTGAGCGTCTAG